In one Silene latifolia isolate original U9 population chromosome 10, ASM4854445v1, whole genome shotgun sequence genomic region, the following are encoded:
- the LOC141607308 gene encoding nascent polypeptide-associated complex subunit alpha-like: protein MSSRIVEQEQKHIPAMDVNECLAQGSGNEFGQSKSVEEICSVKDVPQSTLAFVRRTGNEMVYAFVRKPYEFKTETNVISEAANNVTKEEEEEDEEVDETGVVDRDIELVMTQTGVCRSKAVKALKAFNGDLVYAIVELTSQ, encoded by the exons ATGTCAAGCCGTATTGTTGAGCAAGAGCAGAAACATATTCCAGCTATGGATGTGAATGAGTGTCTTGCCCAAG GCTCTGGAAATGAGTTCGGGCAAAGCAAGAGTGTGGAGGAGATCTGCTCCGTCAAAGATGTTCCCCAGTCTACCTTAGCCTTTGTGCGTAGGACCGGAAAT GAAATGGTGTATGCGTTCGTCAGGAAACCTTATGAGTTCAAGACCGAGACTAATGTCATATCGGAAGCTGCCAATAATGTAacaaaggaggaggaggaggaggacgaagAGGTCGATGAAACAGGAGTAGTTGATCGCGACATTGAGTTGGTCATGACGCAAACTGGAGTCTGTAGGAGTAAGGCTGTTAAGGCACTTAAGGCTTTTAATGGTGACCTTGTTTATGCAATAGTAGAACTCACTAGTCAATAA